Genomic window (Jeotgalibacillus aurantiacus):
CCGGTGAGGAAGCCGTCTACAGAGGTATAGAGCTTGACGATGCACTCACAACGCTGACTTCCTGGAGAACGGTGACGTGGAATACGATTTTAGAAAAAGTGGATGAGGTTGGTTTGACGGCGAAGGAAGCGATTCAAATCAGCTTTATTATTGATCCGATTATTGATAAAGCCGGTCAGGAATTCAGTCTGGCCTATATTGAAAACTTCCGCCATTATTTAAATAAGGCGAAGAGCAGCGTAATGGAATATTCTGTCCCGGTTGTCGGATTAAATGATGATGTTGCGATTTTGCCACTCATTGGTGAACTGGATGATGAACGTGCCAAAGTCTTAAAAGAAGTGGCGTTACACAAATGTCTGGAGCTCCGGAACTCGACGCTGATTTTTGACTTATCAGGTGTGCCGATGGTCGACACAATGGTAGCGAATGAATTGTCTCAGGTGATCGATTCTCTGAAGTTGATTGGGGTTAAGACGATTCTGACAGGACTTCGTCCGGAAATTGCCCAGGCAGTTGTTGAGATTGGTATAAAATTCGAGGGAATGACGATTCGTAAAAACTTAAAGACCGCAATTGAAGGGCTGAAAATATAAAAAACAGATCAGGGACAATTTCACATGTCCCTTCCCTTAAGGTGTTAAATATTCAAAATCGTGCCGGGTCATTCCTTCGCTTTCCGCGGCCGCGCGGTGAGCCAGCTAGTGCTACGCACTACGCTGTCTCACCTGTCGCTTCTCTGCCGCAGGAGTCTACGGAATGACCCGGCACTTTTTGTCTGAATTCATGCATGCTTTAGAATATCGAAACAAGGTCAGAGACATACGTTACAGTAGTCTCTGACCTTGTTTTTATGAAGGAAGAGTGGACATTTCAAAACTTAAATCTTTTCACCTGTGTTTCAAGTTCTTTGGAGATTTGGGTAAGTTCATTTGCGTGTGAATTAATCTCCTCCATTGAGCTTAAAGATTCTTCACTTGAAGCAGCTGTTTCTTCCACCCCTGCTGCTGCCTCCTGGGCAACTGAAGCGATTTCCTGTATGGAATCATTCATTTGTGTGCTTTCTTTATCAATTTCATTTAAGCTCACTGTTATACCGCGGACCAGGTCTGTCATGTTAGAAATGGCAAGGTTAATTTCATGGAATGTGTCAACGGTTTCCTTCATTTTTTTCGAACCGTGCTCCACTTCTTTGTAACCGCTTTCAAGATCAGACACAACCTGGTTCGATTCTGTCTGAATGTTGCTGACAATACCTGTGATTTCACTAACAGAGTCAGATACCTGCTCAGCGAGTTTTCTTACTTCATCAGCGACTACTGCAAAACCTTTTCCATGTTCTCCTGCCCTTGCTGCTTCAATCGCAGCGTTCAAAGCAAGAAGATTTGTCTGATCAGCTACCGATTGGATGACTTCAACCAGTGAATAAATATTTTTGGTCTGTTCATTCAATCCTTTGACGCTTCTGACGCTGTTGCTGACGAGGGAGTCGATCTGTGTCATCTGATGTAATGAATCTTCCATTAACTTGCTGCCGACAGCGGTTTTGTCTGACATCATTGTGGCGCTTTGCTCAACAGTTCGGCTGTTTTGAGTGACGGATTCAATTTTATTTTTGAAGAACATCATGGACTCAGAAAGCTGGCCGGCATTATTCGCCTGT
Coding sequences:
- a CDS encoding STAS domain-containing protein; protein product: MNAYAQLGSYIMQKSEELARELNESLDKEFVESNLPPDELAELNDWRAKFIGYIAEAVRQNDSSVVWADIKKWARTSGEEAVYRGIELDDALTTLTSWRTVTWNTILEKVDEVGLTAKEAIQISFIIDPIIDKAGQEFSLAYIENFRHYLNKAKSSVMEYSVPVVGLNDDVAILPLIGELDDERAKVLKEVALHKCLELRNSTLIFDLSGVPMVDTMVANELSQVIDSLKLIGVKTILTGLRPEIAQAVVEIGIKFEGMTIRKNLKTAIEGLKI